The proteins below come from a single Vicugna pacos chromosome 13, VicPac4, whole genome shotgun sequence genomic window:
- the JUN gene encoding transcription factor Jun — protein sequence MTAKMETTFYDDALNASFLQSESGAYGYSNPKILKQSMTLNLADPVGSLKPHLRAKNSDLLTSPDVGLLKLASPELERLIIQSSNGHITTTPTPTQFLCPKNVTDEQEGFAEGFVRALAELHSQNTLPSVTSAAQPVSGAGLVAPAVASVAGGSGSGGFSASLHSEPPVYANLSNFNPGALSSGGGAPSYGAAGLAFPAQPQQPPQQPPQPPHHLPQQIPVQHPRLQALKEEPQTVPEMPGETPPLSPIDMESQERIKAERKRMRNRIAASKCRKRKLERIARLEEKVKTLKAQNSELASTANMLREQVAQLKQKVMNHVNSGCQLMLTQQLQTF from the coding sequence ATGACTGCAAAGATGGAAACGACCTTCTACGACGATGCCCTCAACGCCTCGTTCCTCCAGTCCGAGAGCGGCGCCTACGGCTACAGCAACCCCAAAATCCTGAAGCAGAGCATGACCCTGAACCTGGCAGACCCGGTGGGCAGCCTGAAGCCGCACCTGCGGGCCAAGAACTCCGACCTCCTCACCTCTCCCGACGTGGGGCTGCTCAAGCTGGCGTCGCCCGAGCTGGAGCGCCTGATCATCCAGTCCAGCAACGGGCACATAACCACCACGCCGACCCCCACCCAGTTCCTGTGCCCCAAGAACGTGACGGACGAGCAGGAGGGCTTCGCCGAGGGCTTCGTGCGCGCCCTGGCCGAACTGCACAGCCAGAACACGCTGCCCAGCGTCACGTCGGCGGCGCAGCCGGTCAGCGGGGCCGGCTTGGTGGCTCCGGCGGTGGCTTCGGTGgcgggcggcagcggcagcggcggcttCAGCGCCAGCCTACACAGCGAGCCGCCGGTCTACGCCAACCTCAGCAACTTCAACCCGGGCGCTCTGAGCAGCGGCGGCGGGGCGCCCTCCTACGGCGCGGCCGGCCTGGCCTTTCCCGCGCAGCCCCAGCAGCCGCCGCAGCAGCCGCCACAGCCGCCGCACCACCTGCCCCAGCAGATCCCCGTGCAGCACCCGCGTTTGCAGGCCCTGAAGGAAGAGCCGCAGACGGTGCCCGAGATGCCCGGGGAAACGCCGCCCCTGTCCCCCATCGACATGGAGTCCCAGGAGCGGATCAAGGCGGAGAGGAAGCGCATGAGGAACCGCATCGCCGCCTCCAAGTGCCGGAAAAGGAAGCTGGAGAGGATCGCCCGGCTGGAGGAAAAAGTGAAAACCTTGAAAGCGCAGAACTCGGAGCTGGCGTCCACGGCCAACATGCTCAGGGAACAGGTggcccagcttaaacagaaagtCATGAACCACGTTAACAGTGGGTGCCAACTCATGCTAACGCAGCAGTTGCAAACGTTTTGA